In the Mytilus trossulus isolate FHL-02 chromosome 1, PNRI_Mtr1.1.1.hap1, whole genome shotgun sequence genome, one interval contains:
- the LOC134713992 gene encoding uncharacterized protein LOC134713992 — translation MTRAITTTSEEPITTTSEEPITTTSEEPITSTPKEPISTTPEEPNTTHQDEPLDLYMKLKPAIDRDKKADILVKVVSHVCVLGVTIKKITIPAISQLYNFEYGIDGLRMWRAFEIGSGDRSRLKVDAVPSVFSFRPKINIVSPRALRMQSRKAMSVDTALNQGVQQEVEIESTPNSTDISLPSEPDIHVHKDMQIQCPAAYELKYKCSTLHPSDQLFITLIKLRCAKEDVELSLLFDLSVSTIARIFNTWINFLYFQLNELNIWPSRDIVDKHMPVDFHRKFPRTRVILDATEIPIQKSQDVNIQSVTWSSYKHNNTVKTMVGCTPRGAISYISDCYGGSTSDRQIIEDSSLLDNTRFESGDSIMADRGIMVQDLFANNDVYVNTPTMLKGKSQLEPEEIVRDRRVASKRIHIERVIGLAKRFKILKSELPNTKLSLSNRIVFVCFALTNFKNAIVDKFA, via the exons ATGACCAGGGCAATTACCACTACATCAGAAGAACCAATTACCACTACATCAGAAGAACCAATTACCACTACATCAGAAGAACCAATTACCAGTACACCAAAAGAACCAATTTCCACTACACCAGAAGAACCAAATACCACTCATCAAGATGAACCTTTAGATCTCTACATGaaattgaaacca GCAATTGATAGGGACAAAAAAGCTGATATATTGGTGAAAGTGGTGTCACATGTATGTGTGTTGGGTGTTACCATAAAGAAAATTACCATTCCTGCCATTTCACAGCTATATAATTTTGAGTATGGTATTGATGGCCTTAGAATGTGGAGAGCATTTGAAATTGGTTCAG GTGATCGAAGTAGACTAAAGGTAGATGCAGTACCATCAGTGTTTAGCTTTCGTcccaaaataaatattgtaagcCCTAGAGCTTTAAGAATGCAATCTAGAAAAGCCATGAGTGTGGACACAGCTCTTAACCAAGGAGTACAACAAGAGGTTGAAATTGAGTCAACACCAAATAGTACCGATATTTCCTTACCTTCAGAGcctgacatacatgtacacaaggACATGCAGATCCAGT GTCCTGCTGCATATGAGctcaaatataaatgttcaacCCTTCATCCATCTGATCAGCTTTTTATAACATTGATTAAACTTAGATGTGCCAAAGAAGATGTAGAGTTATCCTTGCTATTTGATTTATCTGTTTCAACCATTGCTAGGATTTTTAATACCTGGATTaactttctttattttcaattgaatgaattaaatatttggCCATCAAGAGACATTGTTGATAAGCATATGCCAGTAGATTTTCATAGAAAATTTCCAAGGACGAGAGTTATTCTTGATGCTACCGAGATTCCTATCCAGAAATCTCAAGACGTTAACATTCAGAGTGTGACTTGGTCATCCTACAAGCACAATAATACTGTGAAAACTATGGTCGGGTGTACCCCAAGAGGTGCTATATCCTATATTTCAGACTGCTATGGGGGATCTACCAGTGACAGGCAGATTATTGAAGACTCAAGTCTCTTAGATAATACCAGGTTTGAATCTGGGGATAGTATAATGGCGGATCGAGGCATAATGGTTCAAGACCTCTTTGCAAACAACGATGTGTATGTTAATACGCCTACAATGCTGAAAGGAAAATCACAACTAGAGCCAGAAGAAATTGTGAGGGATAGACGTGTTGCATCCAAGCGTATCCATATAGAACGTGTTATAGGATTAGCCAAACGTTTTAAAATTCTTAAGTCCGAACTTCCAAACACCAAACTGTCATTAAGTAACagaattgtatttgtttgttttgcattGACAAATTTCAAGAATGCAATTGTTGATAAATTTGCCTAG
- the LOC134707613 gene encoding complement C1q-like protein 4 yields the protein MLVSSMFVMAICCLASGDECSVNDGSCNVNINFQRKQSEVIAFHARMSTVVRSLAVRQTLIFDTNISNHGDGYNKATGIFTVPKSGTYVFVWVIRMHTAEHSIELVINDTVFGSTFLRAKNGDDGSVSNTVVVDVARGDNVFVRNHGSLAGDGIINNNQHGKSTFSGWRLG from the exons ATGTTGGTGTCAAGCATGTTTGTAATGGCGATTTGTTGTCTAGCTTCTGGAGATGAATGTTCAGTGAATGATG GTTCTTGTAATGTCAACattaattttcaaagaaaacagtcaGAAGTTATTGCGTTCCATGCTCGCATGTCGACTGTTGTTCGGTCTCTTGCTGTTCGTCAAACGCTGATTTTCGATACAAATATATCCAATCATGGCGACGGATACAATAAAGCGACAGGTATATTCACAGTTCCCAAAAGTGGTACCTACGTATTTGTCTGGGTTATCCGTATGCATACAGCTGAGCATTCCATCGAGCTTGTGATCAACGACACAGTATTTGGTTCAACCTTTCTACGGGCTAAAAATGGAGACGATGGTTCAGTAAGTAATACAGTCGTTGTGGATGTTGCAAGGGGCGATAATGTATTTGTTCGTAACCACGGTTCCTTGGCTGGAGATGGCATCATTAACAACAATCAGCATGGCAAATCAACATTCTCTGGTTGGCGTTTGGGATAA